A genomic window from Candidatus Pelagisphaera phototrophica includes:
- a CDS encoding alpha/beta fold hydrolase: MILFHREFGDSTKSPLLVLHGLLGSSRNWQGAGSDLGKYFHVHCLDLRNHGKSSHAFPHSYDAMRDDVIEWMKGRGIESGHLLGHSMGGKLAMKIACENPERVRRLVLVDIVPKRYPGSQDSEYDAMNAIDLEKLGSRKEADELLEKAVPDWGKRQFLLTNLSRRKDGPGFCWVVNIKALEANQREIEGSPLGPEDRFEGETIFLMGGESKYSEPSDYPGLNRYFPNSVVEVMEESGHNPHFEFREDFVSRVAKFLDGGDTGI, translated from the coding sequence ATGATTCTATTCCATCGTGAGTTTGGAGACTCGACTAAATCGCCCCTCCTGGTGCTGCATGGTTTGCTGGGCTCCTCTCGAAATTGGCAGGGTGCAGGTTCGGATTTAGGGAAGTATTTTCATGTTCATTGTTTGGATTTGAGAAATCACGGAAAGTCGTCGCACGCATTTCCGCATTCCTACGATGCGATGAGAGATGACGTTATTGAGTGGATGAAGGGTCGAGGGATCGAAAGCGGTCATTTGCTCGGGCATTCCATGGGTGGGAAACTGGCTATGAAGATTGCCTGTGAAAATCCAGAAAGAGTGCGACGCCTTGTGCTTGTAGACATAGTGCCAAAGCGGTATCCGGGATCCCAAGACTCGGAATATGACGCAATGAATGCGATTGACCTCGAGAAACTGGGTTCGCGCAAAGAGGCGGACGAGCTACTTGAGAAAGCCGTTCCTGATTGGGGGAAACGGCAATTCCTGCTCACCAATTTGTCTCGGAGAAAGGATGGTCCCGGTTTCTGCTGGGTGGTCAATATTAAAGCTCTAGAGGCGAATCAGCGAGAGATTGAAGGATCGCCCTTAGGGCCGGAGGATCGGTTCGAAGGTGAAACGATTTTTCTAATGGGGGGGGAGTCGAAATACTCGGAGCCATCAGACTATCCGGGATTGAATCGATATTTTCCCAATAGCGTTGTCGAAGTGATGGAGGAGAGTGGGCATAATCCTCATTTCGAGTTTCGAGAGGACTTCGTTTCGCGAGTTGCCAAATTCCTAGATGGAGGCGACACTGGCATCTGA
- a CDS encoding M50 family metallopeptidase, producing MEFLVLKVLLFVFALLDGIYLGVLVHELGHALVALSLTGQSVKLKVGLSKQPVKLDWGRMSIELGIVGFQYGSTTYDRSQETSKTQRWIVAGGPLASLFVTASLGMSLFRFEVWSWIWIALLGFFVANFRILITALWPMEYRSPQKPEEVWQSDSLDFWRMGKR from the coding sequence ATGGAATTTCTGGTGCTCAAAGTCTTGCTGTTTGTTTTTGCGCTCTTGGATGGGATATACTTGGGGGTCTTGGTTCATGAGCTCGGGCATGCATTGGTGGCGCTTAGTTTGACAGGTCAGTCGGTGAAGCTGAAAGTCGGTCTTAGTAAGCAGCCCGTTAAGCTAGATTGGGGGCGGATGTCGATTGAGCTAGGCATAGTGGGTTTTCAATATGGTTCGACCACCTACGATCGGTCTCAGGAGACTTCGAAAACTCAACGCTGGATCGTTGCGGGGGGTCCTCTCGCTTCCCTATTTGTTACCGCGAGTCTAGGTATGAGCTTGTTTAGATTTGAGGTTTGGAGTTGGATATGGATTGCACTCCTAGGGTTTTTTGTCGCCAATTTTAGGATACTGATTACCGCTTTGTGGCCTATGGAATACAGAAGTCCACAGAAGCCGGAAGAAGTGTGGCAAAGTGATAGCCTTGATTTCTGGCGAATGGGAAAACGGTAG